A stretch of DNA from SAR324 cluster bacterium:
ATCATTCCGATTAGCCTTTCCGCTGGCTAATTCCCAGTTACGAATGGCTTCCAACAATTCATTTCCATCCATATACGGCATGTTGATATCCAGGGTGATGAGGTCATAAGGCTGACGTTTGGCATGAGCCAGATGGAAGGCTATCAGCGCATCTTTTGAGGCTTCAAAACCATCACATTCACCATACTTGGACATGTGTTTCTTCAACAGCGCGAGACTGGCGAATTCATCATCAACCACCATGATTTTTAGTTG
This window harbors:
- a CDS encoding response regulator; amino-acid sequence: MKQLKIMVVDDEFASLALLKKHMSKYGECDGFEASKDALIAFHLAHAKRQPYDLITLDINMPYMDGNELLEAIRNWELASGKANRNDEVKIIMVTAAEDLKSRMRSLRKGCEEYLVKPVRADAVDAIIKKLEII